The following are encoded together in the Salvia hispanica cultivar TCC Black 2014 chromosome 6, UniMelb_Shisp_WGS_1.0, whole genome shotgun sequence genome:
- the LOC125196616 gene encoding uncharacterized N-acetyltransferase p20-like produces the protein MSLVYSWRRFLHQNSFMEYGSYFSKSIHNSKSNPMAKFSDSDITLRPLDISDADAAVEWYMDEKVSKFCSWEVFPSRESAVDYFVEQDLTHPWNRAICAAGRVVGSITVSSFSGCRGELGYALASEYWGRGIATRAVALAATCAFLEMPHLERLEAVVDVDNPASQRVVEKAGFVREGVLRKYFLLKGRPRDAVIFSLLSTDPNVNYFVDE, from the exons atgagtttggtgtatagttggagaagatttctacaccaaaactcatttatgGAGTACGGGTCTTATTTTAGCAAATCAATTcacaattccaaatccaatccCATGGCAAAATTCTCCGATTCAGACATCACTCTCCGGCCACTAGACATCTCCGACGCCGACGCGGCCGTGGAATG GTACATGGACGAGAAGGTGAGCAAATTCTGCTCGTGGGAGGTGTTCCCGTCGCGAGAATCAGCGGTGGATTACTTCGTGGAGCAGGATCTGACGCACCCGTGGAACAGGGCAATATGCGCGGCGGGGAGGGTGGTGGGGTCCATAACCGTGAGTTCTTTCAGTGGGTGCCGGGGGGAGCTGGGGTACGCATTGGCGTCGGAGTACTGGGGCAGGGGGATCGCCACGAGGGCGGTGGCCCTCGCAGCGACCTGCGCCTTCCTCGAGATGCCCCATCTGGAGCGGCTCGAGGCGGTGGTGGACGTGGACAACCCGGCCTCGCAGCGAGTGGTGGAGAAGGCCGGGTTTGTGAGGGAGGGTGTTTTGAGGAAGTATTTCTTGTTGAAGGGAAGGCCGAGGGATGCAGTCATTTTTAGTCTCTTGTCAACCGATCCTAATGTTAATTATTTCGTTGATGAATGA
- the LOC125196617 gene encoding non-specific lipid transfer protein GPI-anchored 5-like has translation MAHQHISMGLAMILATALLAGTVTAQSSDCTNVLISMSPCLNYISGNSSSPSSGCCSQLRTVVGSQPQCLCEVLNGGGSNLGLNINQTQALALPGACNVQTPPLTQCNAASPAGSPGSAPESPNTGSGDGSKTTPNGGGDGSSDATSNKLGATTLLFCLFFIASMA, from the exons ATGGCACACCAACATATCTCAATGGGGCTAGCCATGATTCTCGCCACCGCCCTTTTAGCCGGCACGGTGACAGCCCAATCCAGCGACTGCACAAACGTCCTCATCAGCATGTCCCCGTGCCTCAACTACATCTCCGGAAACTCCTCCTCCCCCTCCTCCGGCTGCTGCTCACAGCTGCGCACGGTGGTGGGATCCCAGCCACAGTGTTTGTGCGAGGTTCTCAACGGCGGCGGCTCCAACCTCGGCCTCAACATCAACCAAACCCAAGCCTTGGCCTTGCCCGGCGCATGCAATGTCCAAACTCCCCCTCTCACCCAATGCAATG CTGCATCTCCGGCCGGGTCTCCTGGCTCAGCACCGGAGTCTCCCAATACCGGCTCAG GGGATGGATCTAAGACAACTCCAAATGGCGGTGGTGATGGTTCCTCAGATGCAACTTCAAATAAGTTGGGTGCTACTACACTGCTGTTCTGCCTTTTCTTCATAGCCTCCATGGCTTGA
- the LOC125197339 gene encoding non-specific lipid transfer protein GPI-anchored 20-like, with the protein MISRLPILGLALVATSLMFPTSAQITTPCTPSMITTFAPCMNFATNSSLNGTSPPPECCNSLKSLMSSGKDCLCLIVTGSIPFNVPLNRTLAISLPRACNMPGVPLQCKADGAPVPAPAPSASAPSLSPNAAPSPSVSGLAPPEALSPRAEETPAPGTAGETPSGTTGSRAGVTPSAAYRISPLHLVAVLAAVALKY; encoded by the exons ATGATCTCCCGGCTCCCGATCTTAGGCCTAGCACTCGTTGCAACCTCACTCATGTTCCCCACCTCGGCCCAGATCACCACTCCGTGCACACCCTCTATGATCACGACGTTCGCGCCATGCATGAACTTTGCAACCAACAGCAGCCTCAATGGGACTAGCCCTCCTCCAGAGTGCTGCAACTCACTCAAATCCCTCATGAGCAGTGGCAAGGACTGCCTCTGCCTTATTGTCACCGGCAGCATTCCCTTCAACGTCCCCCTCAACCGAACCCTCGCCATTTCCCTGCCACGCGCCTGCAACATGCCCGGCGTCCCCCTCCAGTGCAAAG CTGATGGTGCTCCGGTTCCAGCTCCAGCACCCTCAGCCAGCGCACCGTCTCTGTCACCTAATGCAGCCCCTTCTCCCAGTGTTTCAG GGCTAGCTCCACCGGAGGCACTGTCTCCACGAGCCGAGGAGACTCCAGCTCCGGGCACTGCAGGTGAAACGCCATCAGGCACCACGGGTAGCAGGGCTGGGGTGACACCTTCTGCAGCTTACCGGATTTCGCCTTTGCATTTGGTGGCTGTTCTTGCAGCTGTGGCTTTGAAGTACTAG
- the LOC125197285 gene encoding probable RNA helicase SDE3, translating to MGTINDKSDDEYSYVGDKGDIGFIDFDNCQSVCSYNPAEESDIFHISVPFHLIEGGKPQSGIVGETMSDSVTIRNTSKESLDLWSVKIFDSKPEDSFKISLMKPPTSDSDMEYIQDYVELDSLDERVLRPNQALTIWLSCKPKEIGVHSAAIHFSIGDEVIERLLFLLAEDKISKSLSSSRPYQRPWRKKHDIFNPHAPDAAYVAARRPSQGRGRQFKFQLPMYSIPEEILTMLSRGEIPDPVNEGLTLENYGAFFKNLLAMEEIKLEEDMQSYYMEGVTMKSKRGRQTLSLEVPGLAEKRPSLVTGDYIFAKLSFDDETSRTRYQGYIYRVEAENILLKFDQQFHLSHRDGNLYNVEFNYNRTNMRRLYQAVEAAQSLERNFLFPSAMSKVRLREYKALTPICSNLNEEQTVAVNTILVRRGGPPYVIHGPPGTGKTKTLIEAILQIYREDRHTRILACAPSNSAADHILDRLINEEGVQVREHEIFRLNAYTRPFEDVNPNHISFCSHEDGIFMCPPCKLLEQYRIIVSTYASASILYSSGIQRGRFSYIFLDEAGQASEPEAMVPISHLYSRNTVLVLAGDPMQLGPVVFSTEAEVHGLGTSYLERLFECDLYRGGDTSFMTKLVRNYRTHEAILKLPSEMFYAGELIPCKDKNSLTSWEGIIPDKEFPLLFIGVRGCDEREGSNPSWFNRIEASKTIEMIKVLIEEKGIKEEEIGVIAPYRKQVSKIREALECRGNPNVEVGSVEQFQGQEREVIIISTVRSTVKHNEFDKVHYLGFLSNPRRFNVAVTRAKSLIIIIGNPHIICKDPNWNKLLWYCVENNSYKGCFLPKQEEESEQAEGEYQSYYDGNNQPSGSNWDDQGGGWQPSQGQWGEDVGWTRSDVPLGEEENNNIQPSDVPWGEEENSNVQPSDVPRVNETSLQSSNVPSWGNKDDFHNTDVPRE from the exons ATGGGCACAATTAATGATAAATCAGATGATGAATACTCATATGTTGGAGATAAAGGGGATATTGGATTTATTGACTTTGATAATTGTCAATCTGTTTGTAGCTATAACCCTGCTGAGGAGAGTGATATATTCCACATTTCTGTCCCGTTTCATCTAATTGAAGGAGGAAAACCTCAATCAGGAATTGTTGGAGAAACAATGTCTGATTCGGTTACTATAAGAAACACCTCCAAAGAGTCGTTAGATCTCTGGTCTGTGAAGATTTTTGACTCCAAACCTGAGGATTCATTTAAGATTTCATTAATGAAGCCTCCCACATCTGATTCTGATATGGAGTACATCCAAGATTATGTGGAATTAGATTCGTTAGATGAGAGAGTGCTCAGACCAAATCAGGCTCTGACTATCTGGTTATCCTGCAAACCAAAGGAAATAGGCGTGCACTCTGCAGCTATACACTTCAGCATTGGCGATGAGGTGATCGAACGTCTCCTTTTCCTGCTGGCAGAAGATAAGATCTCCAAGTCTTTGTCTTCTTCAAGACCATACCAAAGGCCTTGGAGAAAGAAACATGATATTTTCAATCCCCATGCACCTGATGCCGCATATGTTGCAGCACGACGCCCTTCTCAGGGTCGAGGTCGCCAGTTCAAATTTCAACTGCCCATGTATTCTATTCCAGAAGAAATCCTCACCATGTTAAGCAGGGgtgagattcccgacccagtcAATGAGGGGCTAACACTAGAGAACTATGGTGCATTCTTCAAGAATCTATTAGCTATGGAGGAGATAAAGTTGGAG GAAGATATGCAGTCGTATTACATGGAGGGTGTCACCATGAAGAGTAAGAGAGGGCGGCAGACGTTGTCTCTTGAGGTCCCGGGATTGGCTGAGAAAAGGCCTTCACTTGTTACTGGCGACTACATCTTTGCCAAGCTTTCTTTCGATGATGAAACTTCAAGAACTCGATATCAG GGCTACATCTATCGAGTGGAAGCTGAAAATATACTGTTGAAATTTGATCAACAATTTCACCTTAGTCACAGAGATGGTAACCTCTACAATGTAGAGTTCAACTATAATCGGACAAATATGCGGCGGTTGTATCAAGCTGTTGAAGCTGCTCAATCTTTAGAAAGGAACTTTCTGTTCCCATCTGCAATGTCCAAGGTGAGACTGAGGGAATACAAAGCACTCACACCTATATGTTCGAACCTGAATGAGGAGCAAACTGTGGCTGTTAACACGATCCTTGTCCGTAGAGGGGGCCCTCCTTATGTCATCCACGGCCCCCCGGGTACGGGTAAAACAAAGACTCTTATTGAAGCTATCCTTCAAATTTACCGTGAAGATAGACATACCCGGATTCTGGCCTGTGCACCTTCAAATAGTGCAGCTGACCATATATTAGACAGGCTGATCAATGAGGAAGGAGTTCAGGTTCGGGAGCATGAAATCTTTCGGCTTAATGCATACACGCGTCCTTTTGAGGATGTCAACCCCAATCACATCAGTTTTTGCAGTCACGAGGATGGCATCTTTATGTGTCCTCCGTGCAAACTCCTTGAGCAGTACAGGATCATCGTATCTACGTACGCAAGTGCCTCAATTCTATATTCATCAGGCATTCAGAGAGGTCGATTTTCCTACATTTTCTTAGACGAGGCTGGCCAAGCTTCTGAGCCAGAAGCTATGGTTCCTATATCACATCTGTACTCAAGAAATACCGTCTTGGTTCTTGCGGGAGACCCTATGCAGCTGGGACCTGTAGTTTTCTCTACAGAAGCTGAAGTACATGGACTTGGCACTTCATATCTGGAGAGACTTTTTGAGTGTGACCTCTATCGTGGAGGAGATACTAGTTTTATGACAAAGTTGGTGAGAAATTATCGGACACACGAGGCAATACTGAAACTCCCTTCAGAAATGTTTTATGCTGGGGAACTGATCCCATGTAAAGATAAAAATTCCCTAACTTCCTGGGAAGGCATAATTCCAGATAAGGAGTTCCCTTTGCTTTTTATAGGCGTTCGAGGCTGTGATGAAAGAGAAGGAAGTAATCCATCTTGGTTTAACAGGATTGAAGCAAGCAAGACTATTGAGATGATTAAAGTTTTGATAGAAGAAAAAGGGATCAAAGAGGAAGAGATTGGGGTTATTGCACCGTACCGGAAGCAGGTAAGCAAAATAAGAGAAGCTCTTGAATGTCGTGGCAATCCGAATGTTGAAGTTGGAAGTGTCGAGCAGTTCCAGGGACAAGAGAGGGAAGTCATTATAATCTCTACTGTCCGTTCTACTGTGAAACACAACGAATTTGACAAGGTTCATTATTTGGGATTTCTGAGCAACCCAAGGAGGTTTAATGTTGCTGTTACCCGAGCCAAATCTTTGATCATAATTATTGGGAATCCTCACATAATTTGCAAG GATCCAAACTGGAACAAGCTCTTGTGGTACTGTGTGGAAAATAACTCGTACAAGGGTTGCTTCCTTCCTAAACAAGAGGAAGAGTCCGAACAGGCTGAGGGAGAGTACCAGAGTTATTACGATGGAAATAATCAGCCATCTGGGTCAAATTGGGATGATCAAGGAGGAGGATGGCAGCCTTCTCAAGGTCAATGGGGCGAGGACGTTGGCTGGACACGATCGGATGTTCCTTTGggcgaagaagaaaataacaatatcCAGCCTTCAGATGTTCCTTGGGGTGAGGAAGAAAACAGCAATGTCCAACCATCTGATGTTCCTCGGGTTAACGAAACCAGTCTCCAGTCTTCCAATGTTCCTTCTTGGGGCAACAAAGATGACTTTCACAATACCGATGTGCCAAGGGAGTAA
- the LOC125193126 gene encoding proteasome subunit beta type-2-B-like, translating to MESVFGLVGKDFAIVVADSSAVHSILVHKTDEDKIMLLDSHKLMGASGETGDRAQFTEYVQKNVALYQFRNGIPLTTAATANFTRGELATALRKNPYMVNIILAGYDKDVGPSLYFIDYIASLHKVDKAAFGYGSYFALSMMDRFYRRDMTVEEAIELVDKCITEIRSRLFVAPPNFLIKIVDKDGARGYEWRKSIKDTPPVAAA from the exons ATGGAGTCAGTTTTTGGGCTGGTCGGAAAGGATTTCGCGATAGTGGTGGCGGACTCATCGGCGGTCCACAGCATTCTCGTACACAAAACTGATGAGGACAAGATCATGCTCCTAGATTCTCACAAACTCATGGGGGCCTCCGGCGAGACAGGCGACCG GGCTCAGTTTACGGAGTACGTACAGAAGAATGTAGCTTTATACCAATTCCGTAATGGCATTCCTCTGACTACAGCAGCTACTGCAAACTTTACCAGAGGCGAGCTTGCAACGGCCTTGCGGAAG AATCCATACATGGTGAATATCATCCTGGCTGGATATGACAAGGACGTAGGCCCTTCTCTATACTTCATCGATTACATTGCCTCACTTCACAAGGTTGACAAAGCAGCATTTGGTTACGGTTCCTACTTTGCACTCTCCATGATGGATAGATTCTACCGCCGGGACATGACTGTTGAAGAGGCCATCGAGTTGGTTGATAAGTGCATAACGGAAATCCGTAGTAGGCTGTTTGTAGCCCCACCGAACTTTTTAATCAAAATCGTGGACAAAGATGGGGCAAGGGGATATGAATGGCGCAAGTCTATCAAGGATACACCACCCGTTGCTGCAGCGTGA